Proteins encoded in a region of the Verrucomicrobiota bacterium genome:
- a CDS encoding Dabb family protein → MRTFLQRALFLLLATGMSLSLLAADAEKKKGSSKPGKLQHVVSFKFKKSATPEQIDQVVKDFKGLKKQISQIDGFKWGTNVSPEKHDKGFTHTFILTFASDKDRDDYLIHAAHKEFGAKLGPVLEDVFVMDFWPGK, encoded by the coding sequence ATGAGAACCTTCCTCCAGCGCGCTTTGTTTCTCCTCCTCGCCACCGGCATGAGCCTATCCCTGCTCGCCGCGGACGCCGAAAAGAAGAAGGGCAGCAGCAAACCCGGAAAGCTCCAGCACGTGGTCAGCTTCAAATTCAAGAAATCGGCCACGCCCGAGCAGATCGACCAGGTCGTCAAGGACTTCAAAGGTCTCAAAAAGCAAATCTCCCAAATCGACGGATTCAAGTGGGGCACCAATGTCAGCCCTGAAAAACACGACAAAGGCTTTACCCACACCTTCATCCTCACCTTCGCTTCCGACAAAGATCGCGACGATTACCTGATCCACGCCGCCCACAAAGAGTTCGGAGCCAAACTCGGCCCCGTGCTCGAGGACGTCTTCGTCATGGATTTCTGGCCTGGAAAGTAA